Proteins encoded within one genomic window of Oryza brachyantha chromosome 7, ObraRS2, whole genome shotgun sequence:
- the LOC102707789 gene encoding zinc transporter 8-like yields the protein MRRRTTSTTATLAASVALLLLLLATAARGDDGCGKEGAAAAGAGAGRDRARARALKIVAFFSIMVCGALGCGLPVLGRRVPALRPDGDVFFLVKAFAAGVILATGFVHILPDAFESLSSDCLAGGPWKRFPFAGFGAMVGAIGTLVVDTLATGYFTRAHFKKGTAAAAAAAASAVTADVEKQSAAVTQQHHPHRHDDGEEHEGHVHVHTHSTHGHAHGSSALVAAVGEDDKEQTLRHRVISQVLELGIVVHSVIIGISLGASQSPDTIKPLVVALSFHQMFEGMGLGGCIVQAKFKARSVVTMVLFFCLTTPAGIAVGAGISSAYDESSPAALVVEGLLNSVAAGILLYMALVDLLAEDFTDPRVQGRPRMQLAVNVAMLVGAALMSMLAGWA from the exons atgaggaggaggacgacgagcacCACCGCGACCCTCGCGGCGTCCGTGgcgctgctactgctgctgctcgccacggcggcgcgcggcgacgacgggtgcgggaaggagggcgcggcggcggcgggggctggGGCGGGGCGCGaccgggcgcgggcgcgggcgctgaaGATCGTGGCGTTCTTCTCCATCATGGTGTGCGGGGCGCTGGGGTGCGGCCTGCCCGTGCTCGGGCGGCGCGTGCCGGCGCTGAggcccgacggcgacgtgtTCTTCCTCGTCAAGGCGTTCGCGGCGGGCGTCATCCTCGCCACGGGGTTCGTCCACATCCTCCCCGACGCGTTCGAGAGCCTCAGCTCCGATTGCCTCGCCGGTGGGCCGTGGAAGCGCTTCCCCTTCGCCGGCTTCGGCGCAATGGTCGGCGCCATCGGCACGCTCGTCGTCGACACCCTCGCCACCGGCTACTTCACACGGGCGCACTTCAAGAAgggcacggccgccgccgccgccgccgccgcgagcgcggTCACGGCGGACGTCGAGAAGCAGAGCGCCGCCGTCACACAGCAGCACCACCCTCAccgccacgacgacggcgaggagcacgAGGGACACGTGCACGTGCACACCCACTCGACGCACGGGCACGCCCACGGCTCGTCGGCGCTCGTCGCGgccgtcggcgaggacgacaaGGAGCAGACTCTCCGGCATCGTGTCATCTCTCAG GTCCTAGAGCTAGGGATCGTGGTGCACTCGGTGATCATAGGCATCTCGCTCGGCGCGTCCCAGTCGCCGGACACCATCAAGCCGCTGGTTGTCGCCCTCAGCTTCCACCAGATGTTCGAGGGCATGGGCCTCGGTGGCTGCATCGTCCAG GCAAAGTTCAAGGCGAGGTCGGTGGTGACGATGGTCCTCTTCTTCTGCCtgacgacgccggcggggaTCGCCGTGGGCGCGGGCATCTCGTCGGCGTACGACGAGAGCAGCCCGGCGGCGCTGGTGGTGGAGGGCCTGCTCAACTCCGTGGCGGCGGGGATCCTCCTCTACATGGCCCTCGTCGACCTCCTCGCCGAGGACTTCACCGACCCCAGGGTGCAGGGCAGGCCCAGGATGCAGCTCGCCGTCAACGTCGCCatgctcgtcggcgccgccctcaTGTCCATGCTCGCCGGCTGGGcctag
- the LOC102708075 gene encoding cadmium/zinc-transporting ATPase HMA3-like, producing the protein MAGKDEALSGEGLVERLLPEATSCADVGGGGGGGKKWKKTYLDVLGVCCSAEVALVERLLAPLDGVRVVSVVVASRTVVVEHDPAAASESAIVNALNKAGLEASMRAYGSSGVVSRWPSPYIVASGVLLLASFFNWLFPPLQLLAFAAVCAGAPPMLRRGWAAACSLSLDINVLMLIAVAGALALGDYTEAGGIVFLFTTAEWLETLACTKASAGMSSLMGTLPAKAVLVNGEVVRVRDVRVGDVVAVRAGEIVPVDGVVVDGQSEVDESSLTGESFPVPKQPHSDVWAGTMNMDGYIAVRTTAVADNSTVARMDRLVEAAQNSRSKTQRLIDICAKYYTPAVVVAAAGVPMIPALLGADSLRQWWNLALVLLVSACPCALVLSTPVATFCAMLRAARMGIFIKGGDVLESLGEIRAVAFDKTGTITRGEFSIDSFHLVENKLEIDHLLHWVASIESKSSHPMAAALVEYAQSKSIQPNPENVGDFRIYPGEGIYGEIHGKHIYIGNRRALARASSPQQVQETSGMIKGVSVGYVICDGELAGVFSLSDDCRTGAAEAVRELGSLGIKSVMLTGDSTRAAMHAQGQLGGVMEELHSELLPEDKVRLVGGLKARFGPTMMVGDGMNDAAALAAADVGVSMGISGSAAAMETSHATLMSSDVLRVPEAIRLGRRARRIIAVNVAASLAVKAAVLVLAASWRPVLWAAVLADVGTCLLVVLNSMTLLREKWKGGKKGDACRATARSLAMRSQLAADAGAPNSTAAGAGREQTNGCHCCPKPSKSPEHSVVIDIPSNGEHKEEQPTMAAIVAKCCGGGESKKPAASRASQGCCSAGEGKPINGTGRRCTNEKPSCCDKGAADVTNSSPETAKGCANEGCCASLQD; encoded by the exons ATGGCCGGGAAGGATGAGGCCTTGAGCGGGGAGGGGCTCGTGGAGAGGCTGCTGCCTGAGGCGACGAGTTGTGCggatgtcggcggcggcggcggcggagggaagAAATGGAAGAAGACGTACCTGGATGTGCTTGGCGTGTGCTGCTCCGCGGAGGTCGCGCTCGTGGAGCGGCTGCTGGCGCCGCTCGACGGCGTCCGCGTGGtgtccgtcgtcgtcgcgtcccgcaccgtcgtcgtcgagcacgaccccgccgccgcctccgagtCCGCCATCG TGAATGCTCTGAACAAGGCCGGCCTCGAGGCGTCGATGCGAGCGTacggcagcagcggcgtcgTCAGCCGGTGGCCGAGCCCGTACATCGTCGCCTccggcgtcctcctcctggCGTCCTTCTTCAATTGGCTCTTCCCTCCCCTGCAGCTCCTGGCCTTCGCCGCGGTctgcgccggcgcgccgccgatgCTTCGCCGAGGATGGGCCGCGGCCTGTAGCCTCTCCCTCGACATCAACGTCCTCATGCTCattgccgtcgccggcgcgctcgCACTCGGGGACTACACGGAGGCGGGAGGCATCGTCTTCCTCTTCACCACCGCAGAATGGCTCGAGACGCTGGCGTGCACCAAG GCGAGCGCGGGGATGTCGTCGCTGATGGGCACGCTCCCGGCGAAGGCGGTCCTCGTGAACGGCGAGGTCGTCCGCGTGCGCGACGTCCGCGTGGGCGACGTCGTCGCGGTCAGGGCCGGCGAGATCGTCCCCGTCGACGGCGTGGTGGTCGACGGGCAGAGCGAGGTCGACGAGAGCAGCCTCACCGGCGAGTCCTTCCCGGTGCCGAAGCAGCCGCACTCCGACGTCTGGGCCGGCACGATGAACATGGACG GCTACATCGCGGTGAGGACGACGGCCGTCGCCGACAACTCGACGGTGGCGAGGATGGACAggctggtggaggcggcgcagaaCAGCAGGTCGAAGACGCAGCGGCTGATCGATATCTGCGCGAAGTACTACACGCCGG ctgTGGTTGTTGCTGCCGCAGGAGTGCCCATGATCCCGGCGCTGCTCGGAGCAGACAGCCTGCGGCAATGGTGGAACCTGGCACTGGTGCTGCTGGTGAGCGCCTGCCCGTGCGCGCTGGTGCTGTCGACGCCGGTGGCCACCTTCTGCGCGATGCTGCGGGCGGCGAGGATGGGGATCTTCATCAAGGGTGGGGATGTTCTTGAGTCGCTGGGAGAGATCAGGGCCGTGGCGTTCGACAAGACCGGGACGATCACCAGAGGAGAGTTCAGCATCGACTCGTTCCATCTTGTTGAGAACAAGCTGGAGATCGATCATCTTCTTCACTG GGTTGCAAGCATTGAGAGCAAATCAAGCCACCCAATGGCAGCTGCACTTGTGGAGTATGCTCAATCCAAATCAATCCAACCAAATCCGGAGAATGTCGGCGACTTTCGGATATATCCCGGGGAAGGAATCTATGGAGAGATCCATGGCAAACACATCTACATTGGGAACAGAAGGGCATTGGCAAGAGCATCATCACCTCAGCAAG TTCAAGAAACGAGTGGTATGATCAAAGGCGTGTCCGTCGGCTATGTGATCTgcgacggcgagctcgccggcgtctTCTCGCTCTCCGACGACTGCCGGAcaggcgcggcggaggcggtccGGGAGCTGGGATCACTGGGCATCAAGTCGGTGATGCTGACAGGGGACAGCACCAGGGCGGCCATGCACGCGCAGGGCCAGCTCGGCGGCGTCATGGAGGAGCTCCACTCCGAGCTCCTCCCGGAGGACAAGGTGCGGCTTGTCGGCGGCCTCAAGGCGAGGTTCGGCCCGACGATGATGGTCGGCGACGGGATGAatgacgcggcggcgctggcggcggcggacgtggGCGTGTCCATGGGGATCTCCGGGTCGGCAGCTGCCATGGAGACCAGCCACGCGACGCTCATGTCCAGCGACGTCCTCAGGGTCCCCGAGGCAATCAGGCTCGGCCGGCGAGCCCGCCGGATCATCGCCGTCAACGTGGCGGCCTCGCTGGCCGTCAAGGCCGCCGTGCTCGTGCTCGCCGCCTCGTGGCGCCCCGTTCTTTGGGCGGCCGTGCTCGCGGACGTCGGGACCTGCCTGCTCGTCGTGCTCAACAGCATGACGCTGCTGAGGGAGAAGTGGAAGGGCGGAAAGAAGGGCGACGCGTGCCGCGCCACGGCGAGGTCGCTAGCGATGAGGTCtcagctcgccgccgacgccggagcgCCCAACTCCACAGCCGCGGGCGCCGGCCGTGAACAAACCAACGGATGCCATTGCTGCCCGAAGCCGAGCAAGTCGCCTGAGCACTCTGTAGTGATCGACATCCCATCCAACGGCGAGCATAAAGAAGAGCAGCCAACCATGGCGGCCATCGTTGCCAAatgttgcggcggcggcgagtccaagaagccggcggcgagccgcgCGTCGCAGGGATGCTGCAGCGCCGGTGAAGGAAAGCCCATCAATGGAACTGGCCGTCGCTGCACGAACGAGAAGCCATCCTGCTGCGACAAGGGAGCGGCGGATGTGACCAATTCTTCGCCGGAAACGGCGAAAGGATGCGCAAATGAGGGGTGCTGCGCTTCTTTGCAAGATTGA